The genomic stretch GAAAAGGCAATTCCTTTTTtcctttcttctctttttccaaTCCAATCCATGCAAGATTGCCACTATTAAAAATCCCCCCTTTTCTCTGTTTTTCACTTGCGTGTGTTTACAGCTCGAAGAAGATTTGCACCGCGCTAGATGTCTCCTCGCCGATGGAGACGCCGCTTCTTTTCTTCCTGCCAAAGCTCACGGTCAGccccttttctcttttctttactCTAGAAAGTTTTAGCTTATTGATTCAAATCTATTGTTCCATACTTCATTTCAGGTCGCTTTCTGAGAATGTTTCTGGGTCCTATTAATGTCCGTGCCTCTCGCAAAGACATTCAGTTGAAGGTCAAAGAGGAGTACAACAGCTATAGGGTATGCTTTAGTTTCTTTTGAAATGCATTTTTAAGTTTGCATGAAAATGAATATTCATGCCATTGTTTAGATGTATGAAAACGAACCTATCTCAACCCAATGTCTACCAACCACTCCTGCTGTGGCTTTTCTCGATTGCTTGTTGATACTACTGTCAATTACAACTTCACTAGCTATATTATCTCATTGAACAGGATAAAACTGCCCTCCTGTTTCTTCTATTCCCATCCCTTCTGCTTATTTTAAGATCTTGGATTTGGGATGGATGCTTGCCAGCATTCCCAGTTCAGCTATACCAGGTGTATAATCTCATACTGTCGTATTGTCTTTAAAGTTTTGGTGGTACTGCTAATTCATATTCTGATACTTGATTCTCATTTCATTTGAGTTGACGTATGAGTCTACAATTTTTCAGGCATGGCTATTGTTCCTATACACAGGTCTGGCATTGCGTGAAAACATACTTAGAGCGAATGGAAGTGACATTCGTCCATGGTAAAAGCATATGGTTTTACTGAGTCATTATAgttactcatcaacactcttttCGATTAGGGGATTCTGCAACATATACTGCTTCCTCATTTGAGTAAAAGTTGTCTCCAATGCCTATTTGGTCAATCCCACAGTTATATGCACCACATTTTTCTGCCTTTTCCTTAAAAACAACTCCCAATTTCTGATATGAAATTCATATTCATTTCATTCTTTTATACGTGTCATGGTATCTTCCTATGCAATTTCTTTACAAAATACTCATTATAATCTGTTACTCAAGGCTTTCTACTTTAGCTCAACTTGGGATCATGTAAAGATGACCAAAGATTTGCCTTCTTTGTGTGATTGGCTTTTGAGGTGTGCCGTCAGTGATTttggtttgttttatttaaaaatatttatttgctGTTCCGAAATACTTGGTTCTAGTTGGCATTGACTGTTAAGCACAAAATGTACTTTTGGTTTTCCTGTCCATATGTAGGTTactaatttcaaaataaaaatttacCAAACAGGGAACATTAATTTCCCATAAAGTTAGGAAATCCTAAAGaaaaacagaaaaattaaaaatggaACCACCAAAACTGTCCTACCTACCAGCTCCCAGACCCTCAATATTTAAGAAACAGTCACACTTTAAAACTCTTTAACACTTCATTCAAAGCGCCACCCAAAACAACTCCTTCCCGGATAAATATTGAACACCTTTACACTCTTCTATCAAAGTGCCACCCCAAAATAACTCGTTTACAGGTATCTTCTCACCTGAAGACACTGAGTCTTAAAAATTCTTTGATTTCTCTCAATTCAAACAGCCCCAAAAAATAGCCTAAAAAGCTCTATGCATTAATTCCATAGTCTACAAAAAGTGGTTCTTAATGCCAATTCAGAATCTCATATATTAGAATCAAGACCATATATCTAATGGCAATCTTCTACGATGATCTTCACAAACACTTATAAATCAAGTTTAGACCAGATTTCTAATGCCCAAAATTCCTTTGGATTTAGAACGAATGTCTCCTCTCATGCCACAAGGTGATCAGATTTTTGATATCTTGCTCATTtcacaaaatatattttattaatcttTCTATCTTGTTAGCTACATGTATAGGAACCTGAAACAAAGATAGACAAAAAAAAGGTTGGTAAAGCTGAAAGAATTGATTCAATCGTCGTTAGAAATGTCCCCGAATTGAGTCTCTTGGCCACCTTTCTCACCACTGGCTTTGAAAATGTGAACTGAGAGGGTTATGTCAAACATACTTCAATGGCCTCTGCTGTTCATAAATTCCCATTGAACCTGCCCACTTCGCTAATGAATCCTGCTTCATATTGATTCCTAGCAGACAGCAATTGGCTTTGGAACATATTAATCAAAGCCCTGAAATCTAGCAGAACATCTTTAGCATCTATTTTGGAAGAATCCTGTAACAAAATAGCTTTAGATTTATCACATTAGCTTGCAGGCTGGATGCTTGGTTCATGTTAACGTGGGTATGTTTTCTTCATGTCTTTTGTTGTTTCTGAATACTTGATTTAGGTTTGTGTGGACTTTTAAGCATGTCTTCTCGTTTTGGATGCCTGTAAACAGTATGTATATACTGCATATGAACTGCTTGTTTTATCACATTTCTAGTTTTTCGATGCCTATTGCCTATTAACTGTAGTTTCAAAGCTGTTTGCCAAATGCTTGGTTCATGTTAATATGTATTTTTACATGTCTACATGAAGTGCACTTTTACATGTCTATGATGTTTTGCAAATTAGTTATAGAATCTTGCGTTTTCTAGACCACTTTTATGTGTGTGCGAGTTATGAATTTATTTTACATATTATGCCAGAGTGGCATGACCAtttagggagagagagagagagagagagagagaccaaaAACGGCAATGGTTGTAATGAATGGATACTTGttatggaaaagaaaaaaaacagacACTGAGGGGTGAAGCAAAGAATGGCAGTTGGTggggaaagaaagaaaggaagagaaaCATTGTTGTCAAGTATCCAGGGTTTCAAATGAACTCCGAAAGGTTTCAATGGTTGTAATGAGTGGAAACTTGttatggaaaagaagaaaaaaaaagacagaGGGGTGAAGCAATGAATGGCAGTTGGTggggaaagaaagaaaggaagagaaaCATTGTTGTCAAGTATCCAGGGTTTCAAATGAACTCCGAAAAAGTTTTAATATCCAACAATTTACTGACTATTTTCCTCGTAGTTTTACTGGACCAGCGTCTTTCTGAAACAAACCAAAATCTGAGTATAGTAACAAGAACTTGAATAACCAAGTATTACACACAATTTGATTTATACAAACTATTTTCTTGTGAAAGCTTTACACATGCTGTTACTTCTCTAGGCCAAAGTCCCATTCCTTTTTCTTTGAGATAGGAAAATATTTTGACCCAGAAAGAACCTATCTTTTGCATTTTGGGGTTTGGCTGAGTGATTGGTGGCTCACTTATAACCTAGTCAAAGTGGTTGATGATTCAGAGACACTGTTGTCTATTGGATAATAATTGTTTTTACAATTGAAATATTAGCACTAAGCCTTTATATTGTGCAAGCAACATCTAGTATTTGTTCTTGTCAGATTAGCTGACTGGAAGATGGTATTTGTCAGACTGTTCATAAatgcatattatttattatgtgTTTAGTATTGTCTCTTGTGATAAACCACAACATACTTTGGCAGGTGGATATACCATCACTATTGTGCTATGCTCATGGCCCTTGTTAGTCTCACTTGGGAGATTAAAGGACAGCCAAATTGTTCTCAGAAACAGGTAGGTTTTATCTGATTCCATATTCATATGCTAATGTTGTAGTTTGCAGTTGATTAAATTAGTTCATTCTTGTACAGAGAGGTGTGCAACTTTTCCTACAATGGGCCATGATGCAAGGAGTAGCTATGCTTTTACAAAATAGATATCAACGCCAGAGACTCTATACTCGTATTGCATTGGGAAAGGTATCATTTCCACTAACTTTTCACTTAATAAATTGATGCATGTGCTGGTAGTGTGTAAAACTTATTGCTTCATCTTTTTAGAGTGATTTCAAttagatttaataaagttagtttTACATATGTATAGAATATAAAAATATACTACATTCTACTTATAATGATTATAATGATATGTTAGGATAACTGCCTCCCTCTCTCTCAATAGCATTTTCTGTTTAACTACGAATATTCTTTTTATCATTAGTCAAATTATAATACATTCTTTATAATTATTAGTTCATTTTGCTCAAAGTAagttattaattaatttgtttatttttttgaaGGCTAAGAGGATGGATGTCGTTTGGGGAGAGACTGCCGGTGTAGATGGCCAGTTGTGGGTGCTCTGTCCTATACTTTTTATTTTGCAGGTAATTAGACCATGACTTGACCATTTatgttaaacaaataaaaatcatgTAACTATAAGCTTGGAACTGATTATTATTCTTTTGAGCCATAAGCATTACTGATGTAGAGATATTGGTATGGTACCTGTTTTATGTTTTTGCTTATTATCATATAGTAAGTTTTTAAGAATTCTATTTTTTCTAGTGTCCTGGGCGTATTAGTTTAACTAAAACAAACAGTATTTTGGTAAAAATTTGGGGGGAAGGAGTTTAATAGATTCAGGATTCTTTAGTGCACTGTGCCATGGTATCAGTTAAAACTATTTTACTTGAATTAGGACCAAAGTCTATTAACCCAATAATTTCCCTCTAAACTCAGCGACAGGAGTATATACTAAGCTGAATTTATTCCTTTTTCATCAGATATCTATCTGCATTGGCTTAGTTGTGATGCCATCAACATCTATAGTTGATAAGGCAATAAATGTACTCTGATCTGTGATATTCTTTGTTCATTAACAATGATATCTTTGAAAGATAATTTTGTGCATATCTTCATTAGATTAGATGCCATGTGATGCTAAAAGCGATTGGTAGTGGATTCTGGTATATAAGGCATTTTGAAGATACAACACTTGTCAAGGTGTAATGGTAGTTTTTCTTCTTTTGTCTTACTCTTAGGGTTTTGAAGCGTATGTTGGACTACTGTTGCTCAGAACCGCATTGGATGGGGTTGTTTCTGAATGGCAGGTAATGTTTAAAGTCTACTCAAGTAGTTCACCTGGTCACTGTTTTTTTCCTCAAGTAAAATATGAGAGTGAAAGTGAAGACATATTTAATACTGAATGTGGAAAACTATTGTTTGCAGGTGATATTTTGTGGGATCCTTTTGGTGCTAATGGCAGTTGGCAACTTTGTAAATACCGTACAGACACTGATGACAAAATCAAGGTTCAAGGCAAAGATGAAAAGAAGCAAGAGCAAGCATGAATTAtagtattattattgttattattatagtAGGGCATTCATtctccaatccaatccaatccaagtTGTTAGAATCAGTCGAACTCAGAGCTTTATACAATCTTCCAACTTTTTTGTGTTGATCAGACAAGTTGTCAAAAGCCTCCAAAGCCAGTGGAAGTGTCTtttttataaaaaagaaaaagaaaatatgttCATTCTGACATTAATACGGATGTATGATCGATGATCTGATCTGAGCCATTTACATGCTCTTGCATGAAGTAGTAGTTTTCTGATAGCTGAGGTTTTATTTACTGTTTAAGTAGAGTTGGTTAATTACTACTAGAAATGCTATTTTGCTTTAGTGTTTTAGACATAATAATATCAAGCTCAACCCACTTTTAATTATGATTGCGGTCCTATTATAACACTATTAGATTACGTAACTCCTTCAAGTAAAGGACTAGAGTTAGATACTATACTAGTAAGAAAAAACAACCAGTTTCCAAGTCTCAAGTCACTTTAAACGGTTGCAGATGTTCCAACTTATATAACTTCTCATCTAAATGATGCTTACATCAAattgggttttttttttactGGAAAAGAGTATTTACTATTTAGTGAGCTCACATTTGGTTTTGTCagaaatgtgtatatatatatatataaatgaagtaTTTTGTCTAAGCATTTTGGGCAACAACAAAAGAAAAAAGTATAGTTTGTTAAGGCAACTTTTTTACCGCCTTGAGTGAGAGT from Humulus lupulus chromosome 5, drHumLupu1.1, whole genome shotgun sequence encodes the following:
- the LOC133778761 gene encoding uncharacterized protein LOC133778761; the encoded protein is MGDEKSIEEQIGKAVEEAKDLHDAAVSFVSKTSTDEQSLRHRAQSLDSSFRRLRSSLSSVTHSDPKLAEKLEEDLHRARCLLADGDAASFLPAKAHGRFLRMFLGPINVRASRKDIQLKVKEEYNSYRDKTALLFLLFPSLLLILRSWIWDGCLPAFPVQLYQAWLLFLYTGLALRENILRANGSDIRPWWIYHHYCAMLMALVSLTWEIKGQPNCSQKQRGVQLFLQWAMMQGVAMLLQNRYQRQRLYTRIALGKAKRMDVVWGETAGVDGQLWVLCPILFILQGFEAYVGLLLLRTALDGVVSEWQVIFCGILLVLMAVGNFVNTVQTLMTKSRFKAKMKRSKSKHEL